From Pithys albifrons albifrons isolate INPA30051 chromosome 27, PitAlb_v1, whole genome shotgun sequence, one genomic window encodes:
- the LOC139683264 gene encoding perilipin-4-like isoform X1, whose amino-acid sequence MASGKTPRPDLLKAEEQQQVSAVNRVTSLPLLNSAFNLVSSAYNHTKESHPCLGGVCSVAETVAAVAVGSVVGGAQPILTQLEPQIALVNEFACKGLDQLEETLPFLQQPADKVISDTKQLVSTKVTSAMDAACEARGAVAEKVTEAVDITKNVVGDSVKLTRSVVTSTVNSAVEAAQGAKDLVTNKVTEAVDVTKHMVEDSVDKTKYVVASTIVNAVEAAQGAKDLVTNKVTEAVDVAKDLVEDSVDRTKSAVASTITAAVGAAQGAKELVTNKVTEAVDVTKHMVEDSVDRTKSAVASTIVSAVEAAQGAKDLVTNKVTEAVDVTKHMVEDSVDRTKSAVASTIVSAVEAAQGAKDLVTNKVTEAVDVAKDLVTNKVTEAVDVTKHMVEDSVDRTKSAVASTIVSALEAAQGAKELVTDKVTKAVDLSKHIVEDSVDMTKSAVASTIVNAVEAAQGAKDLVTNKVTEAVDMTKGAVQDGVEKTKSVVTSTVSTALDAAYGTITGKLSTALEQGREALQEGVEMTNSVVANSISKAKAVSQAVAGGVESVLGMSEDLVDHFLPMTEEELGGLAVAVEGVGMVSVEEQRRQRSYFVRLGSLSGTVRHRAHQHSLRKLHGIRHRTQDTLSRLQRAIKLIQSVKQEVGQKLLERQQKLHQLWVDWCLTQPKGNQVQTACQPEQVESRTLTMLRIITHQLQPVYENLKTSIQGLPSSIQEAVYQATRSIHRLHSSFSSAMSFQDLSSATLRQNRDRVAEARGSLDVLFEYVSHNIPLNWLVGPFRAIAKVAQDSRKQQKKDVVTDRKLPVLEKALSWQEVTETPKEPKGTNRVPEEGCAVPEKLEEKTGKVKKAEKREGKAENLEEKTGKVKKAEKQEGKAGKVKKGEKQEGKAGKVKEKTGKMEKAEKDTEVALAAREIKTSAPEEDL is encoded by the exons ATGGCCTCAGGAAAGACCCCCAGACCAGACCTGCTGaaggctgaggagcagcagcaagtg AGTGCTGTCAACCGAGTGACCAGCCTGCCCTTGCTCAACTCTGCCTTCAACCTGGTGTCCTCTGCCTACAACCACACCAAGGAGTCCCACCCCTGCCTCGGCGGGGTCTGCAGCGTGGCTGAGACAGTGGCTGCCGTGGCCGTGGGCAGCGTGGTGGGAGGGGCACAGCCCATCCTGACCCAGCTGGAGCCCCAGA TTGCACTTGTGAATGAATTTGCCTGCAAAGGACTGGACCAGCTGGAGGAGACCTTGCCCTTCCTCCAGCAGCCTGCAGATAAG GTGATCTCAGACACCAAGCAGCTGGTTTCCACCAAGGTGACATCTGCTATGGATGCTGCCTGTGAGGCCAGAGGGGCCGTGGCTGAGAAGGTCACTGAAGCTGTGGACATCACCAAAAATGTTGTTGGGGACAGTGTCAAGCTGACCAGGTCAGTGGTCACCTCCACTGTCAACAGTGCTGTggaagctgcccagggagccaagGACCTGGTGACCAACAAGGTGACAGAGGCTGTGGATGTCACCAAGCACATGGTGGAGGACAGTGTGGACAAGACCAAGTACGTGGTTGCTTCTACAATTGTCAACGCTGTGGAGGCTGCTCAAGGTGCCAAGGACCTGGTGACCAACAAGGTGACAGAGGCTGTGGATGTCGCCAAGGACCTGGTGGAGGACAGTGTGGACAGGACCAAGTCTGCTGTGGCCTCCACCATCACTGCAGCTGtaggggctgcccagggagccaagGAACTGGTGACCAACAAGGTGACAGAGGCTGTGGATGTCACCAAACACATGGTGGAGGACAGTGTGGACAGGACTAAGTCTGCAGTTGCTTCTACAATTGTCAGTGCTGTGGAGGCTGCTCAAGGTGCCAAGGACCTGGTGACCAACAAGGTGACAGAGGCTGTGGATGTCACCAAACACATGGTGGAGGACAGTGTGGACAGGACTAAGTCTGCAGTTGCTTCTACAATTGTCAGTGCTGTGGAGGCTGCTCAAGGTGCCAAGGACCTGGTGACCAACAAGGTGACAGAGGCTGTGGATGTCGCCAAGGACCTGGTGACCAACAAGGTGACGGAGGCTGTGGATGTCACCAAGCACATGGTGGAGGACAGTGTGGACAGGACCAAGTCTGCAGTTGCTTCCACCATTGTGAGTGCtctggaggctgcccagggcgCCAAGGAGCTGGTGACAGACAAGGTGACCAAAGCAGTGGACCTCAGTAAGCACATTGTAGAGGACAGTGTTGACATGACCAAATCTGCAGTTGCTTCTACAATTGTCAACGCTgtggaggctgcccagggagccaagGACCTGGTGACCAACAAGGTGACCGAGGCAGTGGACATGACCAAAGGGGCTGTTCAGGATGGCGTTGAGAAGACCAAATCCGTGGTCACTTCCACggtcagcacagctctggaTGCTGCATATGGCACCATCACTGGCaagctgagcacagccctggagcagggcagagaggctcTCCAGGAGGGCGTGGAGATGACCAACTCAGTGGTGGCCAACAGCATCAGCAAGGCCAAGGCAGTGAGCCAGGCAGTGGCTGGTGGAGTGGAATCTGTGCTGGGTATGTCAGAGGACCTGGTGGATCATTTCCTGCCGATGACAGAGGAGGAATTAG GTGGCCTGGCCGTGGCAGTGGAGGGCGTTGGGATGGTGTCGGTGGAGGAGCAGCGGCGGCAGCGCAGCTACTTCGTGCGCCTCGGGTCGCTGTCGGGCACAGTGAGGCACAGAGCCCACCAGCACTCCCTCAGGAAGCTGCATGGCATCAGGCACCGTACCCAGGACACCCTCTCACGGCTGCAGAGGGCAATCAAACTG ATTCAGTCTGTGAAACAGGAGGTTGGccagaagctgctggaaaggcAGCAGAAGCTCCATCAGCTGTGGGTGGACTGGTGCCTGACCCAGCCCAAAGGAAACCAAGTCCAAACTGCCTGCCAGCCAGAG CAGGTGGAGTCCCGCACTCTGACCATGCTGAGGATCATCACCCACCAGCTGCAGCCTGTCTACGAGAACCTCAAAACCAGCATCCAAGGCCTCCCCAGCAGCATCCAAGAAGCTGTGTACCAGGCCACTCGAAGTATCCACAGGCTCCACAGCTCTTTTTCCAGTGCCATGTCTTTCCAGGACctctccagtgccaccctgaGGCAGAACCGGGACCGTGTGGCAGAAGCCCGGGGGTCCCTCGATGTCCTGTTTGAGTATGTCAGTCACAACATCCCTCTGAACTGGCTCGTGGGGCCCTTCAGGGCCATAGCTAAGGTGGCACAggacagcagaaagcagcagaagaaagatgTGGTGACTGATAGAAAATTACCCGTGTTGGAAAAGGCTCTGTCATGGCAGGAGGTGACTGAGACACCCAAAGAGCCCAAGGGAACCAACAGGGTCCCAGAGGAAGGTTGTGCAGTGCCAGAGAAGCTGGAGGAGAAGACAGGGAAGGTGAAGAAGGCAGagaagagagaggggaaggCAGAGAATCTGGAGGAGAAGACAGGGAAGGTGAAGAAGGCAGAGAAGCAAGAGGGCAAGGCAGGGAAGGTGAAGAAGGGAGAGAAgcaggaggggaaggcagggaaggtgaaggagaaaacagggaagatggagaaggcagagaaagACACAGAGGTGGCACTGGCTGCAAGGGAGATCAAAACTAGTGCCCCAGAGGAAGATCTCTGA
- the LOC139683264 gene encoding perilipin-4-like isoform X2, with the protein MASGKTPRPDLLKAEEQQQVSAVNRVTSLPLLNSAFNLVSSAYNHTKESHPCLGGVCSVAETVAAVAVGSVVGGAQPILTQLEPQIALVNEFACKGLDQLEETLPFLQQPADKVISDTKQLVSTKVTSAMDAACEARGAVAEKVTEAVDITKNVVGDSVKLTRSVVTSTVNSAVEAAQGAKDLVTNKVTEAVDVTKHMVEDSVDKTKYVVASTIVNAVEAAQGAKDLVTNKVTEAVDVAKDLVEDSVDRTKSAVASTITAAVGAAQGAKELVTNKVTEAVDVTKHMVEDSVDRTKSAVASTIVSAVEAAQGAKDLVTNKVTEAVDVTKHMVEDSVDRTKSAVASTIVSAVEAAQGAKDLVTNKVTEAVDVAKDLVTNKVTEAVDVTKHMVEDSVDRTKSAVASTIVSALEAAQGAKELVTDKVTKAVDLSKHIVEDSVDMTKSAVASTIVNAVEAAQGAKDLVTNKVTEAVDMTKGAVQDGVEKTKSVVTSTVSTALDAAYGTITGKLSTALEQGREALQEGVEMTNSVVANSISKAKAVSQAVAGGVESVLGMSEDLVDHFLPMTEEELGGLAVAVEGVGMVSVEEQRRQRSYFVRLGSLSGTVRHRAHQHSLRKLHGIRHRTQDTLSRLQRAIKLIQSVKQEVGQKLLERQQKLHQLWVDWCLTQPKGNQVQTACQPEVESRTLTMLRIITHQLQPVYENLKTSIQGLPSSIQEAVYQATRSIHRLHSSFSSAMSFQDLSSATLRQNRDRVAEARGSLDVLFEYVSHNIPLNWLVGPFRAIAKVAQDSRKQQKKDVVTDRKLPVLEKALSWQEVTETPKEPKGTNRVPEEGCAVPEKLEEKTGKVKKAEKREGKAENLEEKTGKVKKAEKQEGKAGKVKKGEKQEGKAGKVKEKTGKMEKAEKDTEVALAAREIKTSAPEEDL; encoded by the exons ATGGCCTCAGGAAAGACCCCCAGACCAGACCTGCTGaaggctgaggagcagcagcaagtg AGTGCTGTCAACCGAGTGACCAGCCTGCCCTTGCTCAACTCTGCCTTCAACCTGGTGTCCTCTGCCTACAACCACACCAAGGAGTCCCACCCCTGCCTCGGCGGGGTCTGCAGCGTGGCTGAGACAGTGGCTGCCGTGGCCGTGGGCAGCGTGGTGGGAGGGGCACAGCCCATCCTGACCCAGCTGGAGCCCCAGA TTGCACTTGTGAATGAATTTGCCTGCAAAGGACTGGACCAGCTGGAGGAGACCTTGCCCTTCCTCCAGCAGCCTGCAGATAAG GTGATCTCAGACACCAAGCAGCTGGTTTCCACCAAGGTGACATCTGCTATGGATGCTGCCTGTGAGGCCAGAGGGGCCGTGGCTGAGAAGGTCACTGAAGCTGTGGACATCACCAAAAATGTTGTTGGGGACAGTGTCAAGCTGACCAGGTCAGTGGTCACCTCCACTGTCAACAGTGCTGTggaagctgcccagggagccaagGACCTGGTGACCAACAAGGTGACAGAGGCTGTGGATGTCACCAAGCACATGGTGGAGGACAGTGTGGACAAGACCAAGTACGTGGTTGCTTCTACAATTGTCAACGCTGTGGAGGCTGCTCAAGGTGCCAAGGACCTGGTGACCAACAAGGTGACAGAGGCTGTGGATGTCGCCAAGGACCTGGTGGAGGACAGTGTGGACAGGACCAAGTCTGCTGTGGCCTCCACCATCACTGCAGCTGtaggggctgcccagggagccaagGAACTGGTGACCAACAAGGTGACAGAGGCTGTGGATGTCACCAAACACATGGTGGAGGACAGTGTGGACAGGACTAAGTCTGCAGTTGCTTCTACAATTGTCAGTGCTGTGGAGGCTGCTCAAGGTGCCAAGGACCTGGTGACCAACAAGGTGACAGAGGCTGTGGATGTCACCAAACACATGGTGGAGGACAGTGTGGACAGGACTAAGTCTGCAGTTGCTTCTACAATTGTCAGTGCTGTGGAGGCTGCTCAAGGTGCCAAGGACCTGGTGACCAACAAGGTGACAGAGGCTGTGGATGTCGCCAAGGACCTGGTGACCAACAAGGTGACGGAGGCTGTGGATGTCACCAAGCACATGGTGGAGGACAGTGTGGACAGGACCAAGTCTGCAGTTGCTTCCACCATTGTGAGTGCtctggaggctgcccagggcgCCAAGGAGCTGGTGACAGACAAGGTGACCAAAGCAGTGGACCTCAGTAAGCACATTGTAGAGGACAGTGTTGACATGACCAAATCTGCAGTTGCTTCTACAATTGTCAACGCTgtggaggctgcccagggagccaagGACCTGGTGACCAACAAGGTGACCGAGGCAGTGGACATGACCAAAGGGGCTGTTCAGGATGGCGTTGAGAAGACCAAATCCGTGGTCACTTCCACggtcagcacagctctggaTGCTGCATATGGCACCATCACTGGCaagctgagcacagccctggagcagggcagagaggctcTCCAGGAGGGCGTGGAGATGACCAACTCAGTGGTGGCCAACAGCATCAGCAAGGCCAAGGCAGTGAGCCAGGCAGTGGCTGGTGGAGTGGAATCTGTGCTGGGTATGTCAGAGGACCTGGTGGATCATTTCCTGCCGATGACAGAGGAGGAATTAG GTGGCCTGGCCGTGGCAGTGGAGGGCGTTGGGATGGTGTCGGTGGAGGAGCAGCGGCGGCAGCGCAGCTACTTCGTGCGCCTCGGGTCGCTGTCGGGCACAGTGAGGCACAGAGCCCACCAGCACTCCCTCAGGAAGCTGCATGGCATCAGGCACCGTACCCAGGACACCCTCTCACGGCTGCAGAGGGCAATCAAACTG ATTCAGTCTGTGAAACAGGAGGTTGGccagaagctgctggaaaggcAGCAGAAGCTCCATCAGCTGTGGGTGGACTGGTGCCTGACCCAGCCCAAAGGAAACCAAGTCCAAACTGCCTGCCAGCCAGAG GTGGAGTCCCGCACTCTGACCATGCTGAGGATCATCACCCACCAGCTGCAGCCTGTCTACGAGAACCTCAAAACCAGCATCCAAGGCCTCCCCAGCAGCATCCAAGAAGCTGTGTACCAGGCCACTCGAAGTATCCACAGGCTCCACAGCTCTTTTTCCAGTGCCATGTCTTTCCAGGACctctccagtgccaccctgaGGCAGAACCGGGACCGTGTGGCAGAAGCCCGGGGGTCCCTCGATGTCCTGTTTGAGTATGTCAGTCACAACATCCCTCTGAACTGGCTCGTGGGGCCCTTCAGGGCCATAGCTAAGGTGGCACAggacagcagaaagcagcagaagaaagatgTGGTGACTGATAGAAAATTACCCGTGTTGGAAAAGGCTCTGTCATGGCAGGAGGTGACTGAGACACCCAAAGAGCCCAAGGGAACCAACAGGGTCCCAGAGGAAGGTTGTGCAGTGCCAGAGAAGCTGGAGGAGAAGACAGGGAAGGTGAAGAAGGCAGagaagagagaggggaaggCAGAGAATCTGGAGGAGAAGACAGGGAAGGTGAAGAAGGCAGAGAAGCAAGAGGGCAAGGCAGGGAAGGTGAAGAAGGGAGAGAAgcaggaggggaaggcagggaaggtgaaggagaaaacagggaagatggagaaggcagagaaagACACAGAGGTGGCACTGGCTGCAAGGGAGATCAAAACTAGTGCCCCAGAGGAAGATCTCTGA